CGAAGACTTCCCCGTCCTCCTGAGAGGCCTTGCCGGCCCTGGCCCGTTCAAAGATCCGTGCGGCATCGGCGTCGTCCAGTTTGAGCGTGGCAGGGGTCCGGACGCCATGGTCCGCCGAGACGGCACCGCGCTCCACAAAGAAGCGCCGCCTTCCTTCGAGCGCCGTGATGTAGCCGGCGTAGCCCGAAGCACCCTCCCCGGCGGAACCGACGAGGCGCTCCACATTCGCCTGCCACTCGGGATGGGCCATGTTCAGGTAGGCATCCGGGCGGAACGTGGGCAGGACACGGCCGGCAAAAGCCGGGTCTGCGGCCAGTGCTTCGTGGCTGTCCAGGGCGTCCAGCGGATCGTCCGTGGTGGCCAGGACCTCGATATTGAATTCCTTGAACAACTGGCGCGGCCGGAAGCCTGGTTCCTCCAGCTTGGCGGAGATGGCGTCGAAGATCCGGTCCGCGTTGTCGGCGCCGGGCTCGTCCGGCAGGCCGAACACATGCTCAAACTCCTGGCGGATCCAGTACCCGGAAGCCGTTCCTTCGAAGAGTGGCCAGGCCCCGCAGAAGTTGCGCCAGATCCGACGTGAGTCCGCTGGCGCGGAGCCGAGTCCCAGCTGATCCAGTGGAACGCCGCCGGCGTGGATGAGACGGGTCACATAGTGGTCCGGCGTAACCAGCAGGGCCGCGGGGTCAGGGAAAGGGAGATTCTGTTCAATCACGGCCGCATCCACATGGCCGTGCGGCGAAATGATCGGGAGGCTCTCCACGCGGGAAAACAGGGAGCGGGCTACCCGCCGCACCCCGGGATCCGCGGGGAGAAGCCTGTCCGGGTGGGCTGCTATCGGCTGTGACATGGTTCAGTCTTTCGGGAGGTCGTGAACGGCTATCTTCCGGTTGCCGTTGTTGTCTGGGGGTTCCTCAGTCCGCAGGATGCACCTGCTCCCGGCTGTTCGGGGTACGTGCATCCTGCGGATGGCTGCCGGTGTCAGCGCACTCCGGCGCCCGTCGTGAGGCCGGCCAGGGCAGCCGTACGGCGCAGGTAGTCAAGGTTTCCGGCGGTACGTTCCTTCAGTGGCAGTTCCGTGGAGAAGTCCTCCACGGTCACCCAGCCGTCGTAGCCGAACGATGCCAGCGCCTTGAAGTACTCAAGGACGCTGCCCTGGCCGGACTGCAGGGGCGCCCATTCGTTCTGGTACACGGCTGCACCGGAGGCATCAGGCTCGTCCTGGCGCACCCACACTGCGTTCTTCACATGGATGTGGGCAAGGTAGTCGCCCAGCAGTTCGAAGGCCGGCAGGTAGTCCTCCTGGCCCTCGATCAGCAGGTTGCCAAGATCATGGATGACGCCGACATGCCGCGGATCAAGGCCCTCCAGAAGGCGCCGCGCTGAGGATGCGGAGGCGGTGATGGTGCGGTGGTGGAGTTCCACCAAGGCCTTCACCCCGTGGTGCGCCGCGCGCTCCGCCACCCACTCAAAATCGCGCCGGGCACTGTCGAACAGGACGGGATAGGGAGTGCCGCTCGGACCCTCCTGGCCCCAGCCCGCCGTTCCGAGCGGCAGCGTTGTCACGCGCACCTGCCGTGCGCCCAGCGCGGCCGTGGCCGCAAGCATGCGTTCGACGTCGTCGTGGTTGTCGCACCGCGCGTACCCACCGATCCCGGAGAATTCGAGACCCGACTCGCGCGTGATGCGCCCGATCCGTTCCAGGTTGTCTTCCAGTCCGGTCAGCGGCACATTGGCCTTGTTCCCTGCCCAGAAGCCGGGTTCGGGCGCGTCGGCCTGGTCCGTGACCCGCCATTCGATGCCTTCCCAGCCCTGGGCAGCCAGTGCGGACACGGCCTCCTCCGGAGTCCAGTCCGGCGTGGACGCTGTGAATACTGAGAACTTCATCGGCTTCAGACGCTTTCTGTAGTGGTGTTGCCGGTCCGGACTTCCAGATCGTTGTACTTGCCTGCGAGAACGTCATCGAAAAGCACGGGCTCGTTCAATGTGGCGGAAACGTAGACGGCGCGCACGGTCGCCAGGGCGTTGACCGCGTCGCTGACAGTGACTCCGGGGGCACGGCCCTCGGCAATCGCCCCGAGAATGTCCCGGTACTGGCGCACGTGCCCGGCAGGATAGACGGTGGGGTCCTTGGCCTCGTAGTCCTCGACCGGATACTTGGCCAGTTCCTCCTCAGCCTGGTTCCCCCCGCCCTGCAGCCCCATGTCGGCGGATTCGCCGCCGGCAACCCGGGCGTGGAAGTAGGCCAGCCGGTCGTTGTCGACGACGGC
This genomic interval from Micrococcaceae bacterium Sec5.7 contains the following:
- the uxaC gene encoding glucuronate isomerase, which codes for MSQPIAAHPDRLLPADPGVRRVARSLFSRVESLPIISPHGHVDAAVIEQNLPFPDPAALLVTPDHYVTRLIHAGGVPLDQLGLGSAPADSRRIWRNFCGAWPLFEGTASGYWIRQEFEHVFGLPDEPGADNADRIFDAISAKLEEPGFRPRQLFKEFNIEVLATTDDPLDALDSHEALAADPAFAGRVLPTFRPDAYLNMAHPEWQANVERLVGSAGEGASGYAGYITALEGRRRFFVERGAVSADHGVRTPATLKLDDADAARIFERARAGKASQEDGEVFEAHMMYQMARMSVEDGLVMTIHPGSYRNHHAPTFEAFGADTGHDIPFAVNYTEAIRPLLQDFGTAKDFHLVLFTLDETVFSRELAPLAGFYPSVYIGAPWWFLDAPDAMLRFRSAVTETAGFSRSSGFIDDTRAFCSIPARHDTSRRIEAAFLARLVAEHRISEERAHELIVDVVDSAPRRVFKL
- a CDS encoding sugar phosphate isomerase/epimerase family protein: MKFSVFTASTPDWTPEEAVSALAAQGWEGIEWRVTDQADAPEPGFWAGNKANVPLTGLEDNLERIGRITRESGLEFSGIGGYARCDNHDDVERMLAATAALGARQVRVTTLPLGTAGWGQEGPSGTPYPVLFDSARRDFEWVAERAAHHGVKALVELHHRTITASASSARRLLEGLDPRHVGVIHDLGNLLIEGQEDYLPAFELLGDYLAHIHVKNAVWVRQDEPDASGAAVYQNEWAPLQSGQGSVLEYFKALASFGYDGWVTVEDFSTELPLKERTAGNLDYLRRTAALAGLTTGAGVR